The following proteins come from a genomic window of Thermoproteus sp.:
- a CDS encoding uL15 family ribosomal protein, giving the protein MVRRFKPAIKYRRGTRTHGWGRVGQHRKSGSSGGKGMVGFHKHKWSFVMVHAEETSGWPFYGKHGFKQPKAISIEWRPINVGRLEDLITDMERRGEAVKEGDRYVVDLVKLGYNKLLGGGKITRAVVVYTPVATREAVEKIVKAGGEVRIVHSVVHR; this is encoded by the coding sequence ATGGTCCGCCGTTTTAAGCCAGCAATTAAGTACAGACGGGGTACGAGGACGCACGGCTGGGGGAGAGTGGGGCAACATAGGAAGAGCGGGTCTTCTGGGGGCAAGGGCATGGTGGGCTTCCATAAACACAAGTGGTCCTTTGTGATGGTACACGCCGAGGAGACTTCGGGCTGGCCTTTCTACGGCAAACACGGCTTTAAACAGCCCAAGGCCATATCTATAGAGTGGAGGCCCATAAATGTGGGGAGGCTCGAAGACTTGATAACAGATATGGAGAGGCGGGGCGAGGCGGTGAAGGAGGGCGATAGGTATGTGGTGGACCTCGTGAAGCTGGGCTACAACAAGCTGTTGGGCGGCGGGAAGATAACTAGAGCTGTCGTGGTCTATACGCCCGTAGCCACTAGGGAGGCCGTCGAGAAAATAGTCAAGGCGGGCGGCGAGGTCCGCATAGTCCATTCGGTGGTCCATAGGTAA